The following are encoded together in the Daucus carota subsp. sativus chromosome 5, DH1 v3.0, whole genome shotgun sequence genome:
- the LOC108220781 gene encoding ubiquitin-like-conjugating enzyme ATG10 isoform X2 — protein sequence MNFVLLHYLLLKGGRDATLLLFSGLGFVPRGLVLQLVEGYLCLQNILIPRGTQDNCCDEASANNSKEEPCFDGEDDPIDNATLVQSSDGEAHYYDFHIVYSNSYRVPVLYFRGYCIDGQPLVLDDIEKDLPANSSKILTESKWTFITQEEHPYLNRPWYTLHPCGTCEWMKLLYANKAPMVKGVPVDQYIISWFSVVGQVIGLRTPLEMMRS from the exons ATGAATTTCGTGTTGCTGCATTATCTTTTGCTGAAAGGTGGGAGAGATGCAACTCTTCTTTTGTTCAGTGGTCTTGGGTTTGTCCCAAGAGGCTTGGTTTTGCAGCTG GTAGAGGGATATCTATGTCTTCAAAATATCCTAATTCCTAGAGGCACTCAG GACAATTGTTGTGATGAAGCTAGTGCTAACAACAGCAAAGAGGAGCCCTGTTTTGATGGCGAGGATGATCCAATTGATAATGCTACTTTG GTCCAAAGCAGTGATGGTGAAGCACATTACTATGACTTCCATATAGTGTACAGCAATTCATATAGGGTTCCGGTGCTATATTTCCGCGGATACTGCATTG ATGGACAACCTCTTGTGTTGGATGACATTGAGAAAGATCTCCCAGCTAACTCTTCCAAGATTTTAACAGAATCAAAGTGGACTTTCATCACTCAAGAG GAGCACCCATATTTGAACAGACCCTGGTATACATTACATCCTTGTGGCACCTGTGAGTGGATGAAGTTGCTTTACGCCAACAAGGCTCCCATGGTTAAAGGAGTGCCAGTAGATCAATATATAATCTCATGGTTTTCAGTGGTGGGGCAGGTGATTGGTCTTAGAACTCCCTTAGAGATGATGCGAAGTTGA
- the LOC108219969 gene encoding photosystem I reaction center subunit XI, chloroplastic has translation MAAAASTMASQLKSSFTSSLTRGLVSPKGISGAPLRVLPSRRNTGFTIKAVQADKPTYQVIQPINGDPFIGSLETPVTSSPLIAWYLSNLPAYRTAVNPLLRGVEVGLAHGLLLVGPFVKAGPLRNTEFAGAAGSLAAGGLVTILSICLTMYGIASFKEGEPSIAPALTLTGRKKQPDQLQTADGWAKFTGGFFFGGISGVTWAYFLLYVLDLPYFVK, from the exons ATGGCTGCTGCTGCCTCAACCATGGCTAGCCAACTCAAGAGCAGTTTCACTTCATCATTAACTAGAGGACTTGTGAGTCCCAAAGGCATCTCTGGAGCTCCACTCAGAGTCTTGCCTTCCAGGAGAAACACTGGTTTCACCATCAAAGCTGTTCAAGCTGACAAG CCAACATATCAAGTCATCCAGCCTATCAATGGTGACCCATTCATTGGTAGCTTAGAGACTCCAGTGACATCGAGCCCATTGATCGCATGGTACCTTTCCAACCTTCCAGCCTACAGGACAGCTGTGAACCCACTTCTCCGAGGAGTGGAGGTTGGTCTTGCCCACGGCCTCCTTCTGGTTGGTCCATTTGTAAAGGCAGGGCCATTGAGGAACACAGAATTTGCAGGTGCAGCTGGATCTCTAGCAGCAGGCGGGCTGGTGACAATTCTTAGCATTTGCTTGACAATGTACGGGATTGCATCATTCAAAGAAGGAGAGCCGTCAATTGCACCAGCATTGACTCTGACAGGGAGGAAGAAGCAGCCTGATCAGCTTCAAACTGCTGATGGATGGGCCAAGTTTACTGGAGGATTCTTCTTCGGAGGAATCTCTGGTGTCACCTGGGCTTATTTCCTTCTCTACGTTCTCGACCTTCCTTACTTTGTAAAATAG
- the LOC108220781 gene encoding ubiquitin-like-conjugating enzyme ATG10 isoform X1: MVLESGTLTSSSSWVGSISLDEFRVAALSFAERWERCNSSFVQWSWVCPKRLGFAAGKVEGYLCLQNILIPRGTQDNCCDEASANNSKEEPCFDGEDDPIDNATLVQSSDGEAHYYDFHIVYSNSYRVPVLYFRGYCIDGQPLVLDDIEKDLPANSSKILTESKWTFITQEEHPYLNRPWYTLHPCGTCEWMKLLYANKAPMVKGVPVDQYIISWFSVVGQVIGLRTPLEMMRS, encoded by the exons ATGGTATTAGAAAGTGGAACTCTTACCAGCTCATCATCTTGGGTTGGAAGCATTTCCCTGGATGAATTTCGTGTTGCTGCATTATCTTTTGCTGAAAGGTGGGAGAGATGCAACTCTTCTTTTGTTCAGTGGTCTTGGGTTTGTCCCAAGAGGCTTGGTTTTGCAGCTGGTAAA GTAGAGGGATATCTATGTCTTCAAAATATCCTAATTCCTAGAGGCACTCAG GACAATTGTTGTGATGAAGCTAGTGCTAACAACAGCAAAGAGGAGCCCTGTTTTGATGGCGAGGATGATCCAATTGATAATGCTACTTTG GTCCAAAGCAGTGATGGTGAAGCACATTACTATGACTTCCATATAGTGTACAGCAATTCATATAGGGTTCCGGTGCTATATTTCCGCGGATACTGCATTG ATGGACAACCTCTTGTGTTGGATGACATTGAGAAAGATCTCCCAGCTAACTCTTCCAAGATTTTAACAGAATCAAAGTGGACTTTCATCACTCAAGAG GAGCACCCATATTTGAACAGACCCTGGTATACATTACATCCTTGTGGCACCTGTGAGTGGATGAAGTTGCTTTACGCCAACAAGGCTCCCATGGTTAAAGGAGTGCCAGTAGATCAATATATAATCTCATGGTTTTCAGTGGTGGGGCAGGTGATTGGTCTTAGAACTCCCTTAGAGATGATGCGAAGTTGA
- the LOC108223080 gene encoding FRIGIDA-like protein 3: MEDTQSVATLLEATTSKIQQLQKAFAELESHRAVTLNMKWKQLEEHFHGLEKSLKNRFNELKDQEKEYEEKTIKAQEILVKREADVMAKEKALLERLQKKRDAAVFAVANVVTKRKKARVEPFVFTSDDQGMGQFDDGRPPDIVAPPKKLDDLKKFCQNKNVEVKSFPQLVHLCKENDSAGLHKFISDNRKNLAAIKEEIPIAFQAAVDPASLVLDSLQGFYNIKLANLDGKKDSNLLGIRRTCIMLMECLSLLIVNLSLESVSYVISDNVKNRAKAIAEEWKPKLNDLDVDASNGNSLEAHAFLQLLATFGINSDFDQEILSKLIPMVSRRHQTAELCRSLGLSDKMPGVIDVLVSNGRQIDAVNLAFAFELTETYSPVSLLKSYLANAARVSSPVKSPNSTLTVQIEVNERELTALKAVIKCIEEHKLQEQYPLDPLQKQVAQLEKAKADKKRVSEVSKPQPKRPRASGIGCVPRVANVAAEKIFYPRMTDRYTQYIYNRSYAYPAPTENHVPSHMGTATYHLSPAHGNYFGNAYQYPAPYLH; encoded by the exons ATGGAAGACACTCAATCAGTTGCTACACTGTTAGAGGCAACTACTTCTAAAATTCAGCAGCTTCAGAAAGCGTTTGCAGAGCTTGAGAGTCACCGAGCAGTAACACTTAACATGaaatggaaacaacttgaagagCACTTCCATGGGCTTGAGAAGTCCCTAAAAAATCGTTTCAATGAGCTGAAAGACCAAGAAAAGGAGTATGAAGAAAAAACAATTAAAGCCCAAGAGATACTGGTGAAGCGTGAAGCAGATGTTATGGCTAAAGAAAAAGCTCTATTGGAAAGGCTTCAGAAGAAGAGAGATGCCGCTGTCTTTGCTGTTGCGAATGTTGTCACAAAACGTAAAAAGGCACGTGTCGAACCTTTTGTCTTCACCAGTGATGATCAAGGAATGGGTCAATTTGATGACGGGAGACCACCTGATATAGTAGCCCCCCCTAAAAAACTAGATGACCTCAAAAAGTTTTGCCAGAACAAAAATGTGGAGGTGAAGTCATTTCCTCAGCTCGTACACCTATGCAAAGAGAATGATTCAGCAGGGCTACACAAGTTCATATCAGATAATCGCAAGAACCTGGCAGCCATAAAAGAGGAGATCCCGATTGCTTTTCAAGCTGCTGTTGATCCAGCCAGTCTAGTACTGGATTCCCTCCAGGGTTTCTACAACATAAAATTGGCAAATTTGGATGGGAAAAAGGATTCAAATCTTCTGGGCATACGTCGAACCTGTATCATGTTGATGGAGTGTCTTAGCCTTCTAATAGTAAACCTTAGCCTGGAGTCTGTTTCATATGTAATCTCTGACAATGTAAAAAACAGAGCCAAGGCTATTGCTGAAGAGTGGAAGCCAAAACTAAATGATCTAGATGTGGATGCCAGCAATGGGAACTCACTGGAAGCTCATGCATTCTTACAACTTCTTGCTACTTTTGGTATCAATTCAGATTTTGATCAGGAAATTTTATCAAAGCTGATACCAATGGTCTCTCGTCGCCACCAAACAGCAGAATTGTGTCGCTCCCTTGGATTGTCTGATAAAATGCCAG GTGTTATTGATGTGTTAGTGAGTAACGGAAGACAGATTGATGCTGTTAATCTAGCATTTGCCTTTGAGCTTACGGAGACATACTCTCCAGTTTCACTACTAAAATCATACTTGGCAAATGCAGCGAGAGTCTCCTCACCTGTCAAATCTCCGAATTCCACTCTTACTGTTCAG ATTGAGGTTAATGAAAGGGAATTGACTGCACTTAAGGCTGTTATCAAGTGCATTGAGGAACACAAGCTTCAAGAGCAGTACCCACTAGATCCTCTCCAGAAGCAGGTTGCCCAGCTAGAGAAAGCAAAAGCAGACAAGAAAAGGGTGTCAGAAGTTTCAAAACCTCAACCTAAAAGACCCCGAGCAAGTGGTATTGGGTGTGTACCACGAGTAGCTAATGTTGCTGCTGAGAAGATCTTCTATCCTAGAATGACTGATAGGTATACGCAATACATATATAACAGATCATATGCATATCCTGCACCAACTGAGAACCATGTTCCCTCACATATGGGTACTGCTACTTACCACCTATCTCCTGCTCATGGAAATTACTTTGGGAATGCCTACCAGTACCCAGCTCCTTATCTTCACTAG